The Streptococcus marmotae genome contains the following window.
ATGAGGGTAAACGCAATGATACTAGCACTAATCGCATCTAACTCCAATCCCATAAAAGGTAAGCCAAAATAGATAAAAAAGAGCAAGACCATCAGCGGAATCCCCCGCATCAAGGAAATATGAAGCATGGCTAAATGACGAAAAACAGCTAGGCGTGACATCCGACAAAGGGCTACAAAAAAGCCAAAAACAGTTCCCAAGGCAAAACCAATGAGGGATAAGGAAAGAGTATAAGGCAAACCTTCTAAAATCTTAGGAATCGCCTCTCTTGCTAGCTCTAGATTAAAAATAGCCTGCCAATTCATGTTTTCTCCTCCACCATCGAAAAGGGAGCAGAAGTTCCCAGTACAACTCAAACTGGTTCTTCGTCACTCCCATTTATTCTCTTGCTATAAAGCTATTTAACATCTGATGTATCAATAACTGGTAAGCTTTCTACTCCTTTTTCAGGCTCTGTCAAGTCTTGTCCAGCATAGTATTTTTCAGAAATTGCCTTGAGCGTTCCATCTTCTTTCATCGCTTTAAGGGCTTCATCTAGCTTTTCTTTTAGGCTCGTATCAATCTTACTCATCACAATTCCTTGCTCAGTCGGATTGTATTTAGCCGTTCCCATTTTTACCTTAATATCTGGGAATTGTTGCGTAATGTATTTCACCGCAATCACTTGAGTATAATAATCATTTGGAATAAAGTCTGTGCGACCTGTGGACACATCGCGCAAGTAGACATCATTCGTAACATTATCATAGATTACAGGCTCTGCACCTAATTTCTCTGCGATTTTCATGTACTGAGTACCAGCACCGCCTCCAGCTTTTTTACCTTTCCAATCGCTCAAATCAGCCGCTTCAATACCTGATGAACCATCTTCACGAACAATCATACCGCCAATAGAGTATTTATATGGAATAGAGAAATTGTATTTTTCTAACCGTTCTTTTGTCGTATCAAAGTTATTCACAGCGATATCAACTTTTCCACTATCGACAGATGTAAAGGCTTCCGCAACACCAATTTCTTGGTATTCAACTTTAATGTCTAATCGCTTGCCAATTTCATTGA
Protein-coding sequences here:
- a CDS encoding transporter substrate-binding domain-containing protein — its product is MLKKLLASALLVSSLALAACSGNTEKTSSANQTEWDRIKEAGVLKVATPGTLYPTSYHNDDNELVGYEIDMLNEIGKRLDIKVEYQEIGVAEAFTSVDSGKVDIAVNNFDTTKERLEKYNFSIPYKYSIGGMIVREDGSSGIEAADLSDWKGKKAGGGAGTQYMKIAEKLGAEPVIYDNVTNDVYLRDVSTGRTDFIPNDYYTQVIAVKYITQQFPDIKVKMGTAKYNPTEQGIVMSKIDTSLKEKLDEALKAMKEDGTLKAISEKYYAGQDLTEPEKGVESLPVIDTSDVK